One segment of Drosophila mauritiana strain mau12 chromosome 3R, ASM438214v1, whole genome shotgun sequence DNA contains the following:
- the LOC117142338 gene encoding uncharacterized protein LOC117142338 isoform X2, with product MSAPQQQRGESGGGAPPDAGRDSTSQPAKSSTASGSGHSATCSHAPSPNSRRQNNSMKYNSRPWQRGRSDSGHFNNRVHSNHNQRQTPYPKSNYGNRDRSDTRSSNQERQEREYTNRTEFRERNTRFSDERHSGRYSDYHRRNHYHRFKPWRSEGRSYYRDKGARDSSKSRYDNDVNDSSEIRQRNGHNCDPNCDASIPEYAEDNQSCINHYQTEENKIDFEKSKDQGANRTSPTELLSDISKQSNPIALEGDQNQQTDEFKESSCSSKPSRELNETSKASQFPDQRSREQSSGEELNVSESSDNHSGAQASQSIPRIQVRPLTKLLRQELFAVTQENRLIKSPPPSASPASPSRLAFKPNLRNRRRTVSNCIYNAGSFGQIAESESVFNDRIASMDKESLKYIINNGDTIFEPHLQLQARRRIRDEIRRQLKTIELEKPKDCLVTNLVEDEIVDSIKLPAFLLEEIEKCFGIDISEGQATKDSAADKEDTTRGNAKSPGQDTKEKTKGTSNGVESLQDITTKKTKETVDDRNQYTKFRKLQIEIDINDNHHQSAADEVSKSICVLPKDSEDGSVKPNGVSKKVLQENNRKKTINREALIETLQHSDSMKRSKANMTSPKTVDELKSFAEIHQPKNRQHLLPTPTWEVNSKSKHSKPSQSAFVKTNKSNNIVTDSIDSLSAISKPCKMKIKRESSSSSISISSLPSNDVIDLLSSSDEELEEHGVVDMDIDEHEGDIENQKLCKALEALKQSEPLAVDDVDSDDSASSQSSSKSTKRRRMLKLQNDAENVVDSFEKLILPHLREALSDRYRRQHSSSLQSRLHFISCVVTSSEHNAQTFSKIEVAKMQMNLKAADNRQAIEFLLREIVNVVSLQKQRRREQDEEQKLANLLSPRKTVNTSEETPKASTLCPIQHGFIPCQKPPSSPARQSTPPIQESSPVVLAFQKHQSSPDQQSSPPSQQSPSETAQQSFPKALQKPQSSPARQSTTPIQENPKYSSGQWWGSASQKTLSSPARQTTPVEDVFENPFPNQGKLPSSAKLESFKDGLPFLSMDSTLYNYSRLASGSKINEPFGNSDDMEQHLVEIERQLMKHENRYSFLDDIIIKFQKEKSEVGMVILELKSRKFLIINSMASRNQAASAQVADSKSKPHEAETAQESTHEDSFSKGGIARRTRSRLRRTVLVLAPKRQVRVQKRVCKKPKSSKLVEKSHEDFAEQKTNKMDSEATNQLNINEDRLKVSAGDQVADYSPTAKMAQSRLSKPSIAVNPTHQPLAIIPPLPPPPSPPEPICHMSYEAPSSFLKEPPHEPGHHWSEVNSEDKCSVDFVTKGKLQNVGSPITQIKIYREHVIAAAEDGDIYVFHLVTHKLEQKITKHSEAITNMFLSEKDSILYTTSADGFFKKSSLLNLERVFETVYLKEPLQSMDVAWGLAFIGSRWGQISTFNVVTNKVMEKPLVSTGQSIIAIKATKEGVRKILVLGCKGNFVQMHDAGNGLLLRHVFIAEGLNVYSLLLDEGHIYCGTQKNEIYQLEFDSGNLVTKFSCGNGAVAVASYGDRYLLVGCYDGYIYVLNKITGKQVGRFAGAGRMVLALSVVGDKIVTSSKDNSLEILEVPPDLVNGY from the exons TGGTCACTTTAACAATAGAGTG CATTCTAATCATAATCAAAGGCAAACGCCTTACCCGAAATCAAACTACGGAAATCGGGACCGCTCTGACACCCGGAGTTCAAACCAGGAACGCCAGGAGAGAGAATATACCAATAGAACTGAGTTTCGTGAAAGAAACACTAGATTCTCCGATGAGAGGCATTCTGGCAGATACAGTGATTATCACCGTAGAAACCATTACCACAGATTTAAGCCATGGCGAAGTGAGGGCCGATCCTATTATAGGGACAAAGGTGCCAGAGATTCCTCCAAGTCACGTTATGATAATGATGTAAATGATTCATCTGAGATCAGGCAACGAAACGGACACAACTGTGATCCGAATTGCGATGCTTCCATACCTGAGTATGCAGAAGATAACCAAAGTTGTATAAATCACTATcaaaccgaagaaaacaaaattgatTTTGAGAAATCTAAGGATCAAGGAGCTAACAGAACCAGCCCCACCGAGCTACTTTCAGATATCTCAAAACAATCTAATCCAATTGCATTAGAGGGCGATCAGAACCAACAGACGGATGAGTTTAAGGAGAGCTCCTGCTCTAGTAAGCCAAGCAGGGAATTAAATGAAACTTCTAAGGCTTCACAGTTTCCCGATCAAAGATCGAGGGAACAGTCGTCGGGGGAAGAACTAAACGTATCCGAGTCCAGTGATAATCACTCTGGTGCACAGGCTAGTCAATCAATTCCACGTATCCAAGTGCGCCCCCTTACCAAGCTTCTGAGACAGGAGCTCTTTGCAGTGACCCAGGAGAATCGTCTGATCAAAAGTCCCCCTCCATCCGCATCACCAGCCAGCCCCAGTCGCTTGGCCTTTAAGCCCAACCTTAGAAATCGTCGCCGAACAGTGAGCAACTGCATCTACAATGCTGGAAGTTTTGGTCAGATCGCAGAGAGCGAGTCCGTTTTCAATGATCGCATCGCTAGCATGGACAAGGAGAGTCTAAAGTACATCATCAACAATGGCGACACCATCTTTGAACCACACTTACAACTCCAGGCCAGGCGGCGTATACGTGACGAAATTCGCCGACAGCTAAAGACAATTGAGTTGGAGAAGCCCAAGGATTGTCTGGTAACCAATTTAGTCGAGGACGAAATCGTAGATTCCATCAAATTGCCCGCATTTCTGCTTGAGGAGATCGAAAAGTGTTTTGGCATAGACATATCAGAGGGCCAGGCAACCAAAGATTCTGCAGCAGATAAAGAAGATACAACAAGGGGTAACGCGAAAAGCCCAGGTCAAGATACCAAAGAGAAAACGAAGGGAACTTCTAACGGCGTCGAAAGTTTACAAGATATAACAACTAAGAAGACTAAGGAGACTGTTGACGATAGGAATCAGTACACCAAATTTAGAAAGCTTCAAATCGAAATTGATATTAATGATAACCACCATCAATCAGCAGCCGACGAGGTTAGCAAATCGATTTGTGTATTGCCTAAAGATAGCGAAGATGGCTCTGTAAAACCGAATGGGGTTAGTAAAAAGGTTTTGCAAGAAAACAATAGGAAGAAAACTATTAATCGAGAAGCCCTGATAGAAACTCTGCAACACTCTGATTCCATGAAGAGGTCCAAAGCTAATATGACAAGTCCGAAAACAGTCGATGAGCTCAAGAGTTTCGCGGAAATACACCAACCTAAGAATCGTCAACATTTGCTACCGACCCCTACATGGGAAGTGAATTCGAAGAGTAAGCACTCCAAACCAAGTCAATCCGCATTCGTTAAAACCAACAAAAGTAATAATATAGTAACTGATTCAATAGATTCCCTTTCTGCGATCAGTAAGCCctgtaaaatgaaaattaaaagggAATCAAGCAGCTCATCCATATCAATAAGTTCCTTACCTTCAAATGATGTTATTGATTTGCTAAGCTCATCTGACGAAGAGCTGGAAGAGCATGGCGTGGTGGACATGGACATTGATGAACATGAAGGTGATATTGAAAATCAAAAGTTATGTAAGGCCTTGGAAGCTTTGAAGCAATCGGAACCCTTAGCTGTGGACGATGTTGATAGTGATGACTCCGCCAGCTCCCAAAGCAGCAGTAAATCCACAAAAAGGCGACGCATGCTGAAGCTACAAAACGATGCAGAAAATGTGGTTGACAGTTTCGAAAAATTGATCCTTCCCCATCTTCGAGAGGCTCTCAGCGATCGCTATCGTCGCCAGCATTCTAGTAGCCTGCAGAGTAGATTGCACTTTATCTCCTGTGTAGTGACAAGCTCTGAGCACAATGCACAAACCTTTAGTAAAATTGAGGTAGCCAAGATGCAAATGAATCTCAAAGCAGCCGACAATCGCCAAGCTATTGAATTTCTTCTAAGAGAGATTGTCAACGTGGTGAGTCTGCAGAAACAGCGTCGTCGGGAGCAGGACGAAGAGCAAAAGCTTGCCAATTTATTAAGCCCCAGAAAAACCGTAAACACATCTGAGGAAACTCCTAAGGCGTCCACACTATGTCCAATCCAGCACGGTTTTATTCCATGTCAGAAACCTCCATCTTCTCCTGCCCGCCAATCAACACCTCCAATTCAGGAGAGTTCTCCAGTTGTATTAGCCTTTCAGAAACATCAATCGTCTCCTGACCAACAATCCTCTCCGCCATCTCAGCAGAGTCCTTCCGAAACTGCTCAGCAGAGTTTTCCAAAGGCCCTTCAGAAACCTCAATCTTCTCCTGCCCGCCAATCTACAACGCCCATCCAGGAGAATCCTAAGTACTCATCTGGACAGTGGTGGGGTTCAGCTAGTCAGAAAACTCTATCTTCTCCTGCTCGCCAAACCACACCTGTCGAAGATGTTTTTGAAAACCCATTTCCTAACCAAGGAAAACTTCCCTCTTCGGCGAAACTGGAATCCTTCAAGGATGGATTACCATTTCTCTCCATGGATTCTacattatataattattctCGATTAGCTTCCGGATCAAAAATAAACGAACCGTTCGGAAATTCGGACGACATGGAGCAGCATTTGGTTGAAATTGAGCGTCAACTGATGAAACATGAAAATCGTTACAGCTTTCTTGACGATATAATTATAAAGTTTCAAAAGGAGAAATCTGAAGTCGGGATGGTTATTCTAGAACTAAAGAGTCGGAAGTTTCTAATTATTAACTCAATGGCTTCTAGAAATCAAGCTGCTTCTGCTCAAGTGGCTGACTCCAAAAGCAAACCACATGAAGCTGAAACTGCTCAAGAGTCAACACACGAGGATAGTTTCAGCAAAGGAGGGATAGCCAGACGAACTAGAAGTAGATTAAGAAGAACTGTGTTGGTCCTGGCACCCAAGCGTCAAGTAAGGGTACAAAAACGAGTTTGCAAAAAGCCAAAATCTTCCAAATTAGTGGAGAAATCCCATGAAGATTTTGCTGAACAAAAGACGAATAAAATGGATTCTGAAGCGaccaatcaattaaatatcaATGAAGATCGTTTGAAAGTGTCAGCTGGTGACCAAGTAGCGGATTATTCGCCCACCGCCAAAATGGCACAATCACGCCTGAGCAAGCCCAGTATTGCCGTTAATCCAACCCATCAACCACTGGCTATAATACCACCACTACCACCGCCACCGTCACCTCCGGAACCAATCTGCCACATGTCCTATGAAGCACCCAGCTCTTTTCTTAAGGAACCACCACACGAACCTGGCCACCACTGGTCAGAGGTCAACTCCGAAGACAAGTGTTCTGTAGACTTTGTGACGAAGGGGAAATTGCAAAATGTTGGCAGCCCCATAACTCAAATAAAGATCTACCGGGAACACGTGATAGCCGCAGCCGAGGATGGAGACATCTACGTGTTTCACCTAGTCACTCACAAGCTGGAGCAAAAGATCACCAAGCACAGCGAGGCTATTACGAATATGTTCCTCAGCGAAAAGGATTCTATTCTCTACACCACCTCAGCGGATGGCTTTTTTAAGAAGTCCTCGCTCCTG AATCTGGAGCGGGTCTTTGAAACGGTGTACCTTAAAGAGCCATTGCAGTCAATGGACGTCGCTTGGGGATTGGCCTTTATTGGCAGCCGATGGGGTCAAATATCTACCTTCAACGTGGTG ACGAACAAGGTGATGGAAAAGCCTTTGGTATCAACCGGCCAATCCATCATTGCCATCAAGGCCACCAAGGAAGGTGTGCGGAAGATCCTTGTGCTGGGATGCAAAGGAAACTTTGTCCAGATGCATGATGCGGGTAACGGATTGCTGCTGCGTCACGTATTTATTGCAGAGGGTTTAAATGTCTACAGTCTGCTCCTCGATGAGGGACACATTTATTGCGGAACGCAGAAAAACGAGATATATCAATTGGAGTTTGAT TCTGGCAACTTGGTCACCAAGTTTAGCTGTGGCAATggcgctgttgctgttgcgtcCTACGGAGATCGTTATTTGCTAGTCGGCTGCTACGACGGCTATATTTACGTCCTGAACAAGATAACCGGAAAGCAAGTTGGTCGTTTCGCGGGCGCTGGTCGCATGGTTTTGGCCCTTTCAGTTGTAGGCGATAAG ATCGTCACATCTTCGAAAGATAACTCGCTGGAGATTCTGGAGGTGCCCCCCGATTTGGTAAATGGCTATTAA